One window of Methanothermobacter tenebrarum genomic DNA carries:
- a CDS encoding GTP-binding protein translates to MKRTYIPKLDDILGGGIIDNASVMFSAVPGVDYEAFGYQMLNGRLRDGDKGFVFTNVAEPETIIYEFRSYGWNLEKFLEDNRAFFVDGTSPFMGLPSDAKYSIEDYSQVEEAILEAIEDVPDGIGVINNLSTLIDYLGEDETINIIKKWNLDGKKYNTSLVYLFTKWDYNFDLVQNLKKSMDCVVEIKTIEERVIIGQGFMVAHSSWSKPSDTMVLFFVVQPGGVKVYIPKILVTGPYNAGKSTFVKKISKRSVSVDRKALSAFPTTIALDIGHLEYKGFIADVFGTPGQERFDLLLDVLGRESVGAFIIVDSTAPQTFARAKEMIRKAKAEAIPKVLVANKQDLPGALSPEEIREKMKLGEDIPIIPAIVTEGKGVTDALEALLGLLYGD, encoded by the coding sequence ATGAAAAGGACTTACATCCCAAAACTTGACGATATACTTGGTGGTGGCATAATCGATAACGCTTCTGTAATGTTTTCTGCCGTTCCTGGTGTGGATTATGAGGCTTTTGGTTACCAGATGTTAAATGGACGATTAAGGGATGGGGATAAGGGTTTCGTGTTCACGAATGTAGCCGAACCTGAAACGATAATATACGAGTTCAGATCCTATGGTTGGAATCTTGAAAAATTCCTAGAAGATAATCGGGCTTTTTTTGTTGATGGAACTTCGCCATTCATGGGATTGCCATCAGATGCTAAATATTCCATCGAGGATTATTCACAGGTAGAAGAGGCGATCCTGGAAGCTATAGAGGATGTGCCAGATGGTATAGGTGTTATAAATAATCTTTCAACCCTAATAGATTATCTTGGAGAAGATGAGACAATAAACATTATAAAAAAATGGAACCTAGATGGCAAAAAATATAATACAAGCCTAGTTTATCTCTTCACAAAATGGGATTATAACTTCGATCTGGTCCAGAACCTTAAGAAATCCATGGATTGTGTGGTTGAGATTAAAACAATAGAGGAAAGGGTTATAATAGGTCAAGGTTTTATGGTGGCCCATTCTTCATGGTCTAAACCATCAGATACTATGGTCTTATTCTTTGTGGTGCAACCGGGAGGAGTTAAGGTATACATACCCAAGATACTAGTCACGGGCCCATATAATGCGGGTAAATCGACTTTCGTGAAGAAGATATCGAAGAGGTCTGTTTCAGTTGATAGGAAGGCTTTATCGGCTTTCCCAACCACGATAGCATTGGATATAGGACATCTTGAATATAAAGGTTTTATAGCTGATGTATTCGGCACCCCTGGCCAGGAACGGTTCGACCTGCTATTAGATGTTCTAGGCAGGGAATCAGTTGGTGCTTTTATTATCGTTGACTCAACAGCTCCGCAAACATTTGCGAGGGCCAAGGAGATGATAAGGAAGGCGAAGGCAGAAGCCATACCAAAGGTTCTAGTCGCAAATAAACAGGACTTACCAGGGGCGCTTTCACCCGAGGAAATACGTGAAAAGATGAAACTCGGCGAGGATATCCCTATCATACCAGCGATAGTAACAGAGGGGAAAGGAGTTACTGATGCCCTTGAAGCCCTCTTAGGACTGCTCTATGGTGATTGA
- a CDS encoding roadblock/LC7 domain-containing protein, which yields MTKTKKEKLDDVLSGFMQVGQIRACGIVSKEGLLINARTPPDVDARIFSALCSTIMGAAEAASGQMNTGAVDEITVRTEGGIIILKPAGEKAILTALAEPDAQLGLLLVEMETRAGQVEEILKEM from the coding sequence TGGATGATGTTCTTTCAGGTTTCATGCAAGTTGGGCAGATAAGAGCGTGTGGGATCGTATCCAAAGAAGGTCTTCTTATAAATGCACGCACACCCCCTGATGTGGATGCGAGGATCTTCTCAGCTTTATGTTCCACTATCATGGGGGCTGCGGAGGCGGCCTCTGGTCAGATGAACACTGGTGCAGTGGATGAGATCACTGTAAGAACTGAAGGGGGTATAATAATTTTAAAACCTGCAGGTGAGAAGGCCATATTAACGGCACTCGCAGAACCAGACGCCCAATTGGGACTTTTACTCGTTGAAATGGAAACTAGAGCAGGGCAGGTTGAAGAAATCCTCAAGGAGATGTGA